The following DNA comes from Spirulina major PCC 6313.
GCTGATCTAGCCCAGCCCCAGGGGGGGCAGCTTGAAGCGTTTGCCCCTGTGGTGATTAGTATTGTGCGGGGGTGGTTGCAATCTTTGGGATGTTAAAGCGTTGCGAGTCCGGCTAAAACCTCGGTGCTGGGGGCAGTCCAGCCGACGATACCTCCTTGGGCGGTGACCATGTTGAGGGTGGCGGATTTGAAGTCGGGGAAATAGCTGGCGGTGGCATCTTCGATCAGGAGACATTCATAACCGCGATCGCAGGCCTCGCGCATCGTCGTTTGGACACAGACTTCCGTGGTGACCCCTGTGAACAGGAGGTGAGTGATGGCGCGTTGTTCGAGTTCTTGACTGAGGGGGGTGTGATAGAATGCGCCTTTGCCGGGTTTTTGGATGACGATTTCGCCGGGTTGGGGAGTGAGTTCAGGAATGATCGCGTTGCCGGGTTCGCCTTGGATCAGGATGCGTCCCATGGGGCCGCGATCGCCAATAGTCAAGCTACCCTTGCCCCGCTTCCGTTTTGCAGGGGGACAGTCGGACAAGTCCGGGCGATGGCATTCGAGGGTATGAATCACGGTGATGCCCAAGGTGCGACAGGTGTTTAACAGGGTTTGCACTGTGGGGACGATCGCTTGTAGTTGGGTCACGTCATTGCCCAAGGCTGCCCCAAACCCTCCCGGTTCGAGAAAGTCACGTTGCATATCGATAATTACCAACGCCAATTGTGACAAGGGTGGCAGCGGATAGGGGTAGGGTTGGGCCAGGATTTCAGCCATGGGTGCATCCAAATTGCAGAAACCTTTAGCATAGGACAGACGGTTGAATTAAAACCGTACAATTCACGACGAGACGGCAACTATGATCCCCAACCCTCTCCAAACGCCCCACAGCGGTTATCACTGGGATGGCAGTGATCAACGGTTTTTTGAAGGGTGGTATTACCGGGTGACGCTGCCTCAGTTGGGGGAAACGATCGCGTTTATGTATTCCATCGAAGACCCCCAGGGCGGCCAACCCCATAGCGGCGGCGCGGCGCAAATCCTCGGCCCCCAGGATGGGTATGTGTGGCGATCGCTCCCCGATGTGGATCTCTTTTGGGCGGAGTGCGATCGCCTCGCCCTCGGTCATTGGCGCACCCCCGGCCTACCCCGCCACGAACTCCCCCCCGACCAATTTCACGCCCACAGCACCGAAGGCTACCAAGCCACCGCCCACCTCAATCAGGGCTATCTCTGCGATCCCGCTACTGGGTTCTATTGTCGCTGGGACTATGCGATCGCGCCCCTGTATGGCTGGGGTTCGCCCCGTTTCCCCCAACAATCAACAGCGGGCTGGCTCTCACAATTCCAAATCTTTGAACCCGGTTGGCAAATCCTCATGGCCCACGGCCTCGCCAACGGTTGGATTGACTGGAACGGTCAGATGTATTTCCTCCACCAAGCCCCCGCCTACAGCGAAAAAAATTGGGGTCGCGCTTTTCCCCGTGAGTGGTTTTGGCTCAACTGTAATAGTTTTGACGGTGAGCCGGATTTGGCACTGACGGCGGGCGGTGGACGGCGGCAAGTGCTGACCTGGGCGGAATCTGTGGCGATGGTGGGGATTCACTACCGGGGCCAGTTCTATGAGTTTGTGCCCTGGAATAGCCGTGTGAGTTGGGCGATTGACCCCTGGGGGCGGTGGGTGATGGGGGCGGAACATTGGCGGTATCGGGTGGAATTGGTGGGGACGACGACCCACACCGGGACACTGCTGCGAGCGCCGACGCTGGGGGGGATGCAGTTTTGCTGTCGGGATACGATGCGGGGTGACGTGACGCTGCGCCTGTTTGAAAAGCATTGGAACGGCCATGAATCGCTCCTGTTGACGGCGACGAGTTCCACCGGTGGCCTAGAGGTGGGGGGCAAACCCTGGCGGGAGGTGTGGCGATCGCGTGCTTGAGTTTTCAAGGTTATTGATAACCCTATCCATATTGGAGGTCTAGCCCTCTAAACCTCCCACTGGGTGGGATATCTCCCCCCCAGACCCCCGGCTCAGGGGCGATCGCACCATGCCACCCCGTTAGGCGATCCCGTCTGTTGCGATCGGGGGGGCTGGGGCTAAATGACGCGATCGCTGCCACCATCGATGGGCACTTGGGCGGCGGTGGTGGCGGCGAACAGGGGGCCGCACATGGCGATCGCCATCTCGGCAACAGTGGCGCTGGTTACCTCCACCTTGAGCACATTATTCGTTTTGTAGTCCTGAATCGACAGACCGTAATGGTCGGCGCGGGCTTGGAGCACCTCATCCGTCCAAATCCCCGTATCAAACACCCCGTTGGGATGCACGATATTAATCCGAATCTGATCGCCGCCCCATTCCAACGCCGCCACCCGGACGAGTTGCGTCAGGGCTGCTTTCGCCGCCGAATAGGCCGCCACCCCAGGGCCGGGGGCGGGGACATTTTTCGAGCCAATCACCACAACGCGACCGCCTTGGGGGGCGAGTTTCAAAAAGGGATGGCATTCCCGCAACAGCATTAAATTTGCGTCCAAATTGACGTTCATCACCTTGCGCCATTGGGCCGTGTCGAGGGATGCGATCGCACAACTGGGCGGAAAAATCCCCGCATTGAGCACCACCAGATCCACGCCGCCAAACTGACGCACGGTTTTTTCCAGGGCTTGAGCGATCGCCCCTTCATCGGTCACATCACAGGTGATCCCGCAAAAATCCGCCCGGTCATGGAGCGATTCAATCGCTGGATTGAGATCCAACCCCACCACCGCCGCCCCCTGTTTGAGCAGTTCCGCCACGCAGGCCTTGCCAATCCCCGACGCGGCTCCCGTCACGATCGCCACTTCCCC
Coding sequences within:
- a CDS encoding cysteine hydrolase family protein, yielding MAEILAQPYPYPLPPLSQLALVIIDMQRDFLEPGGFGAALGNDVTQLQAIVPTVQTLLNTCRTLGITVIHTLECHRPDLSDCPPAKRKRGKGSLTIGDRGPMGRILIQGEPGNAIIPELTPQPGEIVIQKPGKGAFYHTPLSQELEQRAITHLLFTGVTTEVCVQTTMREACDRGYECLLIEDATASYFPDFKSATLNMVTAQGGIVGWTAPSTEVLAGLATL
- a CDS encoding tocopherol cyclase family protein, with protein sequence MIPNPLQTPHSGYHWDGSDQRFFEGWYYRVTLPQLGETIAFMYSIEDPQGGQPHSGGAAQILGPQDGYVWRSLPDVDLFWAECDRLALGHWRTPGLPRHELPPDQFHAHSTEGYQATAHLNQGYLCDPATGFYCRWDYAIAPLYGWGSPRFPQQSTAGWLSQFQIFEPGWQILMAHGLANGWIDWNGQMYFLHQAPAYSEKNWGRAFPREWFWLNCNSFDGEPDLALTAGGGRRQVLTWAESVAMVGIHYRGQFYEFVPWNSRVSWAIDPWGRWVMGAEHWRYRVELVGTTTHTGTLLRAPTLGGMQFCCRDTMRGDVTLRLFEKHWNGHESLLLTATSSTGGLEVGGKPWREVWRSRA